From the Pseudomonas baltica genome, one window contains:
- a CDS encoding cell wall hydrolase: MGYPASVLCFVVLSIASSFAVATDPTADPGKALQKAETLEQNAASPEPAAPVPKAQSLTKAEVQAVDPKGKESVDDAITCLSRTLYWEAKGGSPADMEAVAEVVLNRLGHEGFADTVCGVVKQDAHKKNCQFSWWCDGRPDQVVEEDQYVDAKEVARRALNQQLKDRTNGALYFHDKRLSPESFKRYVRTAQTDKFVFYKPRKDDGK, from the coding sequence ATGGGCTACCCCGCCAGCGTGCTGTGTTTCGTCGTTTTATCGATCGCTTCATCCTTCGCCGTTGCTACCGACCCCACCGCCGATCCGGGCAAGGCCTTGCAGAAGGCCGAGACCCTGGAGCAAAACGCTGCTTCACCCGAGCCCGCAGCGCCAGTGCCGAAGGCGCAAAGCCTGACCAAGGCCGAGGTGCAGGCGGTGGACCCCAAGGGCAAGGAATCGGTGGACGATGCCATTACCTGCCTGTCGCGCACCCTTTATTGGGAGGCCAAGGGCGGTAGCCCAGCGGATATGGAAGCCGTGGCCGAGGTGGTGCTCAATCGCCTGGGCCATGAAGGGTTCGCCGACACCGTGTGCGGTGTGGTCAAGCAGGATGCGCACAAGAAGAACTGCCAATTCTCGTGGTGGTGCGATGGCCGCCCTGATCAGGTCGTGGAGGAGGATCAGTACGTGGATGCCAAGGAGGTGGCGCGCAGGGCGTTGAATCAGCAGTTGAAGGACCGCACCAACGGCGCGCTGTATTTTCACGACAAGCGCCTGTCGCCCGAGAGCTTCAAGCGCTATGTGCGCACGGCGCAGACCGACAAGTTCGTGTTTTACAAGCCGCGCAAGGACGAT
- a CDS encoding epoxide hydrolase N-terminal domain-containing protein gives MLIEPVTLDFPQADLDDLRERLARTRLPGTLPGQGWSEGMDLDVLSDLLGYWATTFDWPAQQARLNELPHYQATIGEQRIHFIHQPGTGPAPLPLVLSHGWPGSFLEMGTSPRWSSRSCWRRISAHFSARCAKGGICSADR, from the coding sequence ATGCTTATCGAACCTGTCACTCTGGATTTCCCCCAAGCCGATCTGGATGACCTGCGCGAGCGTCTGGCGCGCACGCGTTTGCCGGGGACCTTGCCGGGGCAGGGCTGGAGCGAGGGCATGGACCTCGATGTGCTGAGCGACCTGCTCGGCTATTGGGCGACCACATTCGATTGGCCGGCGCAGCAGGCGCGGCTCAATGAGTTGCCGCACTATCAGGCGACTATCGGCGAGCAGCGCATTCATTTTATCCATCAACCAGGCACCGGTCCCGCACCCTTGCCGCTGGTGCTCAGCCATGGCTGGCCGGGTTCGTTCCTGGAGATGGGCACTTCGCCGCGTTGGAGCAGCCGCAGTTGCTGGCGGAGGATATCCGCGCATTTTTCCGCCCGCTGCGCTAAGGGCGGAATTTGTTCTGCTGATCGTTGA
- a CDS encoding DHA2 family efflux MFS transporter permease subunit, translating to MSLPENPAVVSSAISSPAPSRLWLMLSLMVAMVLAALDQSIVATALPRIAREMDGLEAMSWVVTIFLLTSTISTPLYGKLSDLYGQRRLFLISIGVFVGASALCGLASSMGQLIAFRGLQGLGAGGLMTLSQIVLGRAVEPSQRGRYQGLFSAAFAISSAAGPLLGGFITAHFTWRWVFYINVPLGALAMLGLMLNVPALARQARAAIDYKGALVLCVATSALLLLTHASSLAQQLGNAVMVLLGVIAFVGFGLLYRIERRAEEPIIDPALFANRRYSVAVAAMAGMSFAMMGSLVFMPLYFQAVLHQTPTESGFMTLPQVAMLLISSLIGGWLSSKRQNFVQLLVAGVALECLGLTLLLVWAHLQMGAAYFFVTMGVLGIGMGIGMPNATVIVQNSVPTAVMGAATAGMSFCRSLGGALGVAAAGGIMSFTLNRELALLPEQFQHINLLEGLGEVSGSPTQMAQLTELYRGAIEASLGTGGVVMFVALLLTIGLLRAKPASATAHR from the coding sequence GTGTCGCTCCCAGAAAACCCTGCTGTCGTTTCCTCTGCCATCTCCTCCCCGGCGCCCAGTCGGCTGTGGCTGATGCTGTCGTTGATGGTGGCGATGGTGCTCGCCGCATTGGACCAGAGCATCGTGGCCACTGCGCTGCCGCGTATCGCGCGGGAAATGGACGGCCTCGAGGCGATGAGCTGGGTGGTGACGATCTTCCTGCTGACCTCGACCATCAGTACGCCGTTGTACGGAAAGCTGTCGGACCTCTATGGCCAGCGCCGATTGTTCTTGATCAGCATCGGTGTGTTCGTCGGCGCCTCGGCCCTGTGCGGGCTGGCCAGCAGCATGGGCCAGTTGATTGCGTTTCGCGGTTTGCAGGGGCTGGGCGCCGGCGGGTTGATGACGTTGTCACAGATCGTCCTCGGGCGGGCTGTGGAGCCGTCTCAGCGCGGACGCTATCAGGGGCTGTTTTCGGCGGCGTTCGCCATCAGCAGTGCGGCGGGGCCGTTGCTGGGCGGGTTTATCACTGCGCATTTCACTTGGCGCTGGGTGTTCTATATCAATGTGCCGCTGGGCGCGCTGGCCATGCTCGGGTTGATGCTCAATGTGCCGGCGTTGGCGCGCCAGGCCCGCGCGGCCATCGACTACAAGGGTGCCTTGGTGCTGTGCGTGGCGACTTCGGCGCTGTTGCTGCTGACCCACGCCTCGTCGCTGGCCCAGCAATTGGGCAACGCGGTGATGGTGTTGCTGGGGGTGATCGCCTTTGTCGGCTTCGGCCTGCTGTATCGCATCGAGCGCCGCGCTGAAGAACCGATCATCGACCCCGCGCTGTTCGCCAACCGCCGTTACAGCGTGGCGGTGGCGGCCATGGCGGGGATGTCGTTCGCGATGATGGGCTCGCTGGTGTTCATGCCGCTGTACTTCCAGGCGGTGCTGCACCAAACGCCGACCGAATCCGGTTTCATGACCTTGCCCCAAGTGGCGATGCTGCTGATCAGTTCGTTGATCGGCGGCTGGCTGTCGTCCAAACGGCAGAATTTCGTGCAGTTGCTGGTGGCGGGCGTTGCCCTCGAGTGCCTGGGCCTGACCTTGCTGCTGGTGTGGGCGCATCTGCAGATGGGCGCGGCGTATTTTTTCGTGACCATGGGGGTGCTCGGCATCGGCATGGGCATCGGCATGCCCAACGCCACGGTAATCGTGCAGAACTCGGTGCCCACGGCGGTGATGGGCGCGGCAACGGCGGGCATGTCGTTTTGCCGGTCGCTGGGCGGCGCGTTGGGCGTGGCGGCTGCCGGCGGCATCATGAGCTTTACCCTCAATCGCGAACTGGCGTTGCTGCCGGAGCAGTTTCAGCACATCAACCTGCTGGAAGGGCTGGGCGAAGTCAGTGGCTCGCCGACGCAGATGGCGCAGTTGACCGAGCTCTACCGGGGCGCGATCGAGGCGAGTCTGGGGACGGGTGGTGTGGTGATGTTCGTGGCACTGTTGTTGACCATCGGTTTGCTGCGAGCCAAACCGGCGAGTGCAACTGCTCACCGGTAG
- a CDS encoding GGDEF domain-containing protein gives MTSLSDDDRAQVLYEATVQYWQHILTIVRFAFSIHVVLLVLFLFIQVPVMFLGNAVSVLVYVWCFREIKRKRFQLAGLLMGIEIVGHAMLATWVLGWESNFFLFVFCVVPVVAFSFQRARARRVCLNLAIMLVVVGGFAGRRHMGGGAQISPQLMDTFGVLNALAATALLLRSAALSVSFSLQMQMSLFQTAHCDSLTNLYTRRRIMQRVRQLGAQRHQQEVSVLMLDIDHFKLINDAHGHDVGDVVLQRVAQAITASVRTTDMAARWGGEEFLVLMPGTSTADAQGVAERVLACIRADAGEVTEMGEGLAQPLQVTATLAVATLQPGETFREALSRVDHLLYEGKRAGRDRVMVAA, from the coding sequence ATGACTAGCCTTTCCGACGACGACCGCGCCCAGGTGCTTTATGAGGCCACGGTGCAGTATTGGCAGCACATCCTCACGATTGTCCGGTTCGCCTTCTCGATCCATGTGGTGCTGTTGGTGCTGTTCCTGTTCATACAGGTGCCCGTGATGTTCCTGGGCAATGCCGTGAGTGTGCTGGTGTACGTGTGGTGTTTTCGGGAGATCAAGCGCAAGCGCTTTCAGCTGGCGGGCTTGTTGATGGGCATCGAGATCGTTGGCCACGCCATGCTGGCGACCTGGGTGCTGGGCTGGGAGAGCAATTTTTTTCTGTTCGTGTTCTGTGTGGTGCCGGTGGTCGCCTTCAGCTTCCAGCGGGCCAGGGCGCGGCGGGTGTGTTTGAACCTGGCGATCATGCTGGTGGTGGTCGGCGGCTTTGCCGGGCGTCGGCATATGGGCGGCGGCGCGCAGATCAGCCCGCAGCTCATGGACACCTTCGGGGTGCTCAATGCCTTGGCGGCCACGGCGTTGTTACTGCGCTCGGCGGCGCTGTCGGTGAGTTTCAGTTTGCAGATGCAGATGAGCCTGTTCCAGACCGCGCACTGCGACAGCCTGACCAACCTCTATACCCGTCGGCGGATCATGCAGCGCGTGCGGCAGTTGGGCGCGCAGCGGCATCAGCAGGAGGTGTCGGTGCTGATGCTCGATATCGACCACTTCAAGCTGATCAACGATGCTCATGGCCACGACGTCGGCGACGTGGTGCTGCAGCGCGTGGCACAGGCGATCACCGCCAGTGTGCGCACCACTGACATGGCGGCGCGCTGGGGCGGCGAGGAGTTTCTGGTGTTGATGCCGGGCACTTCGACTGCGGACGCGCAAGGGGTGGCCGAACGCGTGCTGGCCTGCATCCGAGCCGACGCCGGCGAGGTCACGGAGATGGGCGAGGGGCTGGCGCAGCCGTTGCAGGTGACGGCCACCTTGGCGGTGGCGACCCTGCAGCCCGGCGAGACGTTTCGCGAGGCGTTGAGTCGGGTCGATCACTTGTTGTATGAAGGCAAGCGGGCGGGCAGGGACCGGGTGATGGTGGCGGCGTGA
- a CDS encoding MFS transporter, which yields MRKDYLAFFTSLFLSRLADQILLFIVPLVVFQSTQSAAWAGLAFFAESLPRFLAFPLCGALCDKFSPIRLLHISQVYRALLCVLTLILFACLGGIAWLVALSALCGVLTTQGIMAREVLMPHIFQHYSYTKTLSYSQIADQTGLVLGPLLAALLLEVWAWHWVVLWVAGLFLLADASMWVWQRLSRIRLEVFEQHRDIWLQPLRISIGHIRSLAELQKIITLAVGVNLIVGVTLTTSAAMVVGHYDAAQGDYAVLQAAGAVTTIVILFLLARVALPQRVMGAVAYSMIAAGAFITALSPSLGGYVVGFVLIVGFDKMFNVYIRTIRQRVIPTRDFGKTVGVITLLNNLSQPLAGLLVAVLAAPLGVQWVILLLAVVMTMIGAAALGWFANARNVVAAPRDQGTD from the coding sequence ATGCGCAAGGATTACCTCGCTTTTTTCACCTCGCTGTTTCTCTCGCGGCTGGCCGATCAGATCCTGCTGTTCATCGTGCCGCTCGTAGTGTTCCAGAGCACCCAAAGCGCGGCCTGGGCAGGGCTGGCGTTTTTCGCCGAATCGCTGCCACGCTTCCTCGCGTTTCCCTTGTGCGGAGCGCTGTGCGACAAGTTCTCACCGATCAGGCTCCTCCACATCAGCCAGGTCTACCGCGCGTTGCTCTGCGTGCTCACGCTGATCCTTTTTGCATGCTTGGGCGGCATCGCCTGGCTGGTCGCGCTGTCGGCACTGTGCGGGGTACTGACCACCCAAGGCATCATGGCCCGTGAAGTGCTGATGCCGCATATTTTCCAGCACTACAGCTACACCAAAACACTCTCCTACTCGCAGATCGCCGACCAGACCGGCCTGGTGCTCGGACCGCTCTTGGCAGCGCTGCTGCTCGAGGTATGGGCCTGGCACTGGGTGGTGCTGTGGGTGGCGGGGCTGTTTCTGCTGGCCGACGCGAGCATGTGGGTATGGCAACGCCTCAGCCGCATCCGCCTGGAGGTATTCGAGCAGCATCGGGACATCTGGCTGCAGCCCCTGCGGATTTCTATCGGGCATATTCGCTCGTTGGCCGAACTGCAGAAGATCATCACCCTGGCCGTAGGGGTCAACTTGATCGTCGGCGTCACCCTGACCACTTCAGCGGCGATGGTGGTCGGGCACTACGACGCCGCGCAAGGTGATTACGCGGTGCTGCAAGCGGCAGGTGCGGTGACGACCATCGTGATTCTGTTCCTCCTCGCCCGAGTCGCGTTGCCCCAGCGAGTAATGGGTGCGGTCGCCTATTCGATGATTGCCGCAGGCGCATTCATCACCGCACTGAGCCCGAGCTTGGGGGGCTATGTGGTGGGGTTTGTGCTGATCGTCGGGTTCGACAAGATGTTCAACGTGTATATACGCACCATTCGACAGCGAGTGATTCCAACCCGGGATTTCGGCAAGACGGTGGGAGTGATCACCTTGCTGAATAATCTTTCGCAACCGCTGGCCGGGTTGCTGGTGGCTGTACTCGCTGCGCCGTTGGGGGTGCAGTGGGTGATTTTGCTGCTGGCGGTGGTGATGACGATGATTGGAGCGGCGGCGTTGGGGTGGTTTGCTAACGCACGTAATGTGGTCGCTGCTCCGAGGGATCAAGGCACAGATTGA
- the tnpB gene encoding IS66 family insertion sequence element accessory protein TnpB (TnpB, as the term is used for proteins encoded by IS66 family insertion elements, is considered an accessory protein, since TnpC, encoded by a neighboring gene, is a DDE family transposase.) — protein MRPDAKVEKVYLYPKPVDFRKSIDGLAALVELDIKVAVFDPVLFVFLNKPRNRVKILYWERNGFCLWLKRLESERFKTSPDVTDEGKRPAQPPCKQPLIATATTHQSCCWAMSGAFPTYRAAMPTGQAH, from the coding sequence ATGCGACCCGATGCAAAAGTCGAAAAAGTCTATCTCTACCCCAAGCCCGTCGACTTTCGAAAATCCATCGATGGCCTGGCTGCGTTAGTCGAGCTGGATATCAAGGTCGCGGTCTTTGACCCAGTCCTTTTTGTTTTCCTCAACAAGCCGCGTAACCGCGTGAAGATCTTGTACTGGGAGCGAAACGGCTTCTGCCTTTGGCTCAAGCGCCTTGAGTCCGAACGCTTCAAAACGTCGCCCGACGTGACGGACGAAGGTAAGCGTCCAGCCCAGCCTCCTTGCAAACAGCCGCTCATCGCAACGGCAACAACTCATCAATCCTGCTGTTGGGCCATGTCGGGAGCTTTTCCAACGTATCGCGCAGCCATGCCGACGGGGCAAGCCCATTAA
- the tnpC gene encoding IS66 family transposase gives MPVADEIAALNLDPALRERIMAALSQQVDVDKLRAQAQHDALKIQALTLELAHYKRIRFGVRNEALSPEQRDLFQETADADCAAIEVEVEALVPQQRAQRSRAGRQPLPEHLPRIEHRHKPEACRCPECGGEWVKVGEDITEQLDVEPAKFFVHRHIRSKYACRPCERIVSAQVPPAIIDGGLAAPGLITWVLISKYLDHLPLYRLEQIAQRAGVTLARSTLADWVGRYGFALQPLADRLAELLRQRLILHADETPVQQLDPGKGKTKRAYLWVYRSNDLDPGPGITVFDYQTGRSGAHARAFLDDWKGHLVVDDYAGYKALFTQGVTEVGCMAHARRKFFELHAANQSAVAAEALLRIAQLYEIESRGKMLTCDARKHLRTSEALAKLQDMHEWMLSTRQGVANGSSLAKAMDYSLKRWVALSRYARSGDLPIDNNAVENVIRPIAVGKKNWLFTGSERAGCRAAAIQSLLATAKLNGLAPSAWLRDTLEKLPTWPNSRIDELLPLR, from the coding sequence ATGCCAGTCGCCGATGAAATCGCCGCCCTCAATCTTGATCCCGCCCTGCGGGAGAGGATCATGGCCGCGCTTTCACAGCAGGTCGATGTCGATAAGCTACGTGCCCAGGCTCAACATGACGCGTTGAAAATCCAGGCATTGACCCTCGAACTTGCTCATTACAAGCGTATTCGGTTCGGCGTCAGAAACGAGGCGTTGTCGCCCGAGCAGCGAGACTTATTTCAAGAAACCGCCGATGCCGACTGCGCCGCCATTGAAGTAGAAGTCGAGGCACTCGTGCCTCAACAGCGAGCGCAGCGCTCTCGCGCCGGCCGTCAACCACTGCCGGAACATCTGCCACGTATTGAACATCGCCACAAGCCCGAGGCCTGCCGTTGCCCTGAATGCGGTGGTGAATGGGTAAAAGTGGGCGAAGACATCACCGAGCAACTGGATGTCGAGCCTGCCAAGTTCTTCGTGCATCGCCATATCCGTAGCAAATACGCCTGCCGACCCTGCGAACGTATTGTTTCAGCACAAGTGCCTCCCGCCATCATCGACGGCGGCCTGGCGGCTCCGGGACTGATTACCTGGGTGTTGATCAGCAAGTACCTCGATCATCTCCCGTTGTATCGCCTTGAACAGATCGCCCAGCGTGCGGGCGTCACACTGGCACGATCAACCTTGGCCGACTGGGTTGGCCGCTATGGATTTGCGCTGCAACCGCTGGCGGATCGATTGGCCGAGTTGTTGCGCCAACGCCTGATCCTGCATGCTGACGAAACACCGGTACAGCAACTTGACCCTGGCAAAGGCAAAACCAAGCGAGCCTATTTGTGGGTTTATCGCAGTAACGACCTGGATCCCGGGCCGGGGATTACCGTATTTGATTACCAGACCGGGCGCAGCGGTGCGCATGCACGCGCTTTTCTGGATGACTGGAAAGGTCATTTGGTCGTTGACGATTATGCGGGCTACAAAGCGCTATTTACTCAGGGCGTTACCGAAGTGGGTTGTATGGCACATGCACGGCGCAAGTTTTTTGAATTGCATGCGGCCAATCAAAGCGCGGTGGCTGCCGAGGCTTTACTACGGATCGCTCAATTGTACGAAATCGAATCACGGGGAAAAATGTTGACCTGTGATGCACGCAAACATCTGCGCACCAGCGAGGCGCTGGCCAAGCTGCAAGACATGCATGAGTGGATGCTATCGACCCGCCAAGGGGTAGCGAACGGCAGCAGCTTGGCCAAGGCGATGGACTACAGCCTCAAGCGCTGGGTGGCGTTGTCACGCTATGCCCGCAGCGGTGATTTACCTATCGATAACAACGCAGTTGAAAATGTGATCAGGCCTATAGCGGTGGGTAAGAAGAACTGGTTGTTTACTGGCTCTGAGCGAGCGGGATGCCGCGCAGCTGCGATCCAGAGCTTGCTGGCGACGGCGAAACTTAATGGGCTTGCCCCGTCGGCATGGCTGCGCGATACGTTGGAAAAGCTCCCGACATGGCCCAACAGCAGGATTGATGAGTTGTTGCCGTTGCGATGA
- the tnpB gene encoding IS66 family insertion sequence element accessory protein TnpB (TnpB, as the term is used for proteins encoded by IS66 family insertion elements, is considered an accessory protein, since TnpC, encoded by a neighboring gene, is a DDE family transposase.): protein MLLPAQVWLILEPMDMRLGIDGLSSRVQHALGRSPCDGTAYAFRNRRGNRLKLLQWDGTGVWLSQRRLHEGTFVWPVPGETVFTLTQAQWQWLITGVDWQRLEARPMSDWRV, encoded by the coding sequence ATGCTATTGCCTGCACAGGTCTGGCTGATTCTTGAACCGATGGACATGCGCCTTGGCATCGATGGTCTTTCGTCGCGCGTCCAACACGCGCTGGGAAGATCGCCGTGCGACGGCACCGCTTATGCTTTTCGTAATCGCCGAGGCAACCGCCTCAAGCTTCTTCAATGGGACGGCACCGGTGTCTGGCTTAGCCAGCGCCGTCTGCATGAAGGCACTTTTGTATGGCCTGTCCCTGGCGAAACAGTCTTCACATTGACCCAGGCGCAATGGCAGTGGCTGATCACTGGCGTTGACTGGCAACGATTGGAAGCTCGTCCGATGAGTGACTGGAGAGTGTAG
- the tnpA gene encoding IS66 family insertion sequence element accessory protein TnpA, which translates to MKPPAGLTARRAFWAEHVQAWRNSGMTQVAYCERHKINTKSFGYWFRSRELENETLTIVPIAVREVATASELKLRHPSGWELILPCTIDPAWLAHLLQEMR; encoded by the coding sequence ATGAAACCACCCGCCGGACTCACCGCACGGCGCGCATTCTGGGCCGAACATGTCCAGGCATGGCGCAACAGCGGCATGACCCAAGTTGCCTACTGCGAGCGGCACAAGATCAACACCAAATCATTTGGCTATTGGTTTCGAAGTCGCGAGCTGGAAAACGAGACCCTGACGATAGTGCCCATCGCCGTACGTGAAGTTGCCACGGCAAGCGAGCTGAAGCTAAGACATCCAAGCGGCTGGGAGCTGATATTGCCGTGCACGATAGATCCGGCGTGGCTGGCCCATCTGCTCCAGGAGATGCGCTGA
- a CDS encoding colicin E5-related ribonuclease, producing MSGSRLNDPATGYIAKDGSCVVRNDRTGAIVQVSNKKDPEWVAPWD from the coding sequence GTGTCGGGGAGCCGCCTTAACGATCCAGCTACTGGGTATATCGCTAAGGATGGTTCTTGTGTGGTAAGAAATGATCGCACGGGAGCGATTGTCCAAGTCTCCAATAAAAAAGATCCTGAGTGGGTTGCACCATGGGACTGA
- a CDS encoding SMI1/KNR4 family protein: MKNVRDIFHELVLRGVILNSTLVGCSEVEIASIEQNFGCKVPLAYREFLTIAGRSAGKIFCGVDIFYPRLLSLKVEADELLDELGLSDLLPTDAKVFCMHQGYEINYFLPISDDPPVFQFFEGQNSMTKTWDGFSSFLIASIGNHLLQWPDLN, encoded by the coding sequence ATGAAAAACGTTCGGGACATTTTTCATGAGTTAGTGCTGCGGGGAGTAATTTTAAATTCTACTCTTGTTGGTTGCTCAGAAGTGGAGATTGCATCAATCGAGCAAAATTTTGGTTGTAAAGTTCCTTTGGCATATCGTGAGTTTTTGACGATTGCGGGGCGTTCGGCTGGTAAGATTTTTTGTGGTGTTGATATATTTTATCCGAGATTACTTAGCCTAAAGGTTGAGGCGGATGAGTTGCTTGATGAGTTAGGTCTGTCCGATTTGCTGCCTACGGATGCTAAGGTATTCTGCATGCATCAAGGATATGAAATTAATTATTTCCTACCGATTTCTGACGATCCGCCAGTATTTCAGTTTTTTGAAGGCCAGAATTCGATGACTAAAACTTGGGATGGCTTTTCAAGCTTCTTAATTGCATCAATAGGCAATCATCTTTTACAATGGCCAGACTTAAATTAA
- a CDS encoding deaminase domain-containing protein, whose protein sequence is MSSLADKLTPSSQGVVNIYSDLPVCVSCSGVISQFQQRFPGVIVNVETGKPR, encoded by the coding sequence TTGTCGAGTTTGGCAGATAAGCTAACCCCCTCGTCACAAGGGGTCGTAAATATTTACTCAGACCTCCCAGTTTGCGTTTCGTGCAGCGGGGTTATAAGTCAGTTTCAACAAAGGTTCCCCGGTGTGATTGTTAACGTAGAAACAGGAAAGCCAAGATGA
- a CDS encoding barstar family protein, translating to MLPFKFVDIPPSYDAAEVFYVRIDPSIGIAEELIRALYYLLWLPGYFGFNWDALYDCLRDLSWIPCHKIVLVHVTLPELPRDDLQVYLEILRDAVSNWVGDQGHEIEVVFREIDRLTVEDLLEK from the coding sequence ATGTTGCCATTCAAGTTTGTGGACATCCCGCCTTCATATGACGCGGCCGAGGTTTTTTATGTGCGGATTGACCCGTCCATTGGGATTGCAGAGGAATTGATAAGAGCGCTGTATTACCTACTTTGGTTGCCAGGGTATTTTGGATTTAACTGGGATGCCTTATACGATTGCTTAAGAGATCTTAGCTGGATTCCATGCCACAAAATCGTCCTTGTACATGTGACTCTTCCAGAATTGCCAAGAGATGATCTACAGGTATACCTTGAGATTTTACGTGACGCGGTCTCTAATTGGGTTGGTGACCAAGGGCACGAGATAGAAGTAGTCTTCAGAGAAATTGATAGGCTTACGGTCGAGGATCTGCTGGAAAAATAG